In Monodelphis domestica isolate mMonDom1 chromosome 1, mMonDom1.pri, whole genome shotgun sequence, the sequence cagttctgcttattttactttacatcagttctcacagatctttccagctttttctgaaatcatcttgcttattatttcttatagcacaatagcatttcattaccaacatgtaccacaatttgttcagccattccccaactgatggacatcccttcaatttcctatactttgccaccacaaaaagagaagctataaatatttttgtacgagtagatcctttcccccttgTGTACACCCTTTTAAAAAGTATGTGTTAAATTTAACTGATTGTAACAAAGACACTGGCCCAAGAAGATCCAGTCCTGGGAGCATGAATATTTTGTGTGCTTGCTCCTGAAGATGTCTGACAATGTAGAATTGAAGGACTGAAGATTACACTTTAGAGAATACATAAGTATTCTCTATTTCCTATCTGCTAACTAATCTAGGTGAATCCAAGAAGCCACTGAAGCCACCTGTTTAACTCAGTTCAGTAATGGATTGACTCTGAGATACTGGGTCCTGCAagcaaaagaacaacaaaatccaTTGGCAATGCCACATTCACATGTGAATTTAGTCAGTGGAATACTTTATAGCAACTCAATTCAGTTTGAGTTTATTCTCAAGGACCAATGTAGAAGAGGAAAGCATGGGCCTCTGCTGTTGAAAGGAAATGCTTTGTATCTCCTATTTTTGTTACACCTCaccttttgtaaaaattaatcaatattaaatgatttTGAGGCACTAATCAATGGTCTCCTTATTGAGGAGATAAGTGGTAATTGATATTCAGAAAAATCCCCTAGGATGGGAGCTGGAGCTCATTGAAAGAGAAAAGACATCTACAATCCCTCATATATACCCCTAGAATTCTCTGAGGGAGAGAAGTACtactatctttttaaatttattgcaTGTAAAGTGATGAATAGGATAATGGGACCActgatctagagatgggagggaccACAGAGGCTACATTGTCCAACTCTCTTAtcttacaggtgaagaaactaaaatctgggttttttaaaatgcatgtttCTTCACCTTCTTAAATGATTTGTCCTATATAAATAGGAAGCAGAACAGTATACAAGCATACCATGGAGATATTACAGAATTGGTTCTAGCAAATATTGTAATAAAGTGAATCacaagaatatttttcctttcccagagcATATGAAAGTTATGCTTATACTATATTGTAGTCTGTTAAATGTGCAATAGTATTGtcttaaaaatgtatatacattGGTTTTCAAGAGCAGCTGAACTGATGTAGGTGAACTACTTCTCTGCACACTCTGAACTTGGGATGAACTGCATTAACGTGCCCACCATGCTACCCAGCTCCCCCAGCAAAGTCCGGGGGCAAATCCAGGTGATCCTGGGGCCTATGTTCTCCAGGAAAAGCACAGAGCTCATGCATAGAGTCCAGCGATTCCAGATTGCCCAGTACAAATGCCTTGTGATCAAGTATACCAAAGACACTCGATACAGCAAAAATTTCTCCACACATGACCAGAACACTATGGAAGCACTACCAGCCTGCTTGCTTTGGGATGTGGCGCAGAATGCCCTGGCTGTGACTGTCATTGGTATTGATGAGGGACAGTTTTTCCCAGACATTGTAGAATTCAGTGAGACCATGGCAAATGCTGGGAAGACAATAATTGTAGCTGCACTAGATGGGACCTTTCAGAGGAAGGCATTGGGGAATATCCTAAACTTGATGCCACTGACAGAGAGTATGGTGAAACTGATAGCAGTGTGCATGGAGTGCTTCCGGGAAGCTGCTTATACCAAGAGACTGGGGATGGAGAAAGAGGTCGAGGTGATCGGTGGCGCTGACAAATATCACTCTGTGTGTCGACTCTGCTATTTCAAGAAAGTCTCAGGACAATCTACTGGGCTGGA encodes:
- the LOC100019974 gene encoding thymidine kinase, cytosolic-like — translated: MNCINVPTMLPSSPSKVRGQIQVILGPMFSRKSTELMHRVQRFQIAQYKCLVIKYTKDTRYSKNFSTHDQNTMEALPACLLWDVAQNALAVTVIGIDEGQFFPDIVEFSETMANAGKTIIVAALDGTFQRKALGNILNLMPLTESMVKLIAVCMECFREAAYTKRLGMEKEVEVIGGADKYHSVCRLCYFKKVSGQSTGLENKENCPQSGKPGDTTSYQKLFPTQQILQCSSSN